Proteins encoded in a region of the Chryseobacterium piperi genome:
- a CDS encoding DUF6443 domain-containing protein produces the protein MKKIIIPIGALLISGLAHAQLSPTENYVYSKTYLDYNASNQPTKTAETVEYFDGLGRPKQIINIKASPLGRDVVTHIEYDGFGRQVKDFLPVPQAQSTNGAIVSNPLANATQTSIYGQEKIFAEKTLENSPLDRILEQKQVGNAWNTKPVKFDYGTNTATEVRKYVTTTTFMEGRTNSVLKVAANDANSASGFYKANQLYKNSVKDEDGNETIEFKNGQGQTVLVRKVLGAGQNADTYYIYNEYNQLAFVLPPEGSNAAKSLGVGVQFLDGFLINHCYQYHYDGKNRLVQKKLPGKEWEHMVYDKADRLIMTQDAEMRKTNKWLITKYDQLGRVAYTGILTGNNRMDRQTQAGNLAIIESRESGGFIRNGMRIYYSNSHFSNIETVLSVNYYDTYPPGSPAVTNVFNHQLLADNPSQDRSTKGLPLASYIKNIEDDAWTRNFTWYNSKGQVMGSRSINHLGGYTILNHQLDFSGTPLRTSTYHKRLAGDAERQIHEYFTYDHQNRLLMHRHKVGPNPLEILAQNKYNELSQLENKKVGGVSAAAPLQQVDYQYNIRGWVTHMNDPANLGTDLFGYKMKYNQVEGLQTPNVSFSNLKVLPKFNGNIAEVDWKTASSPNDNLRRYGYVYDGLNRLLAGFYQRDTNPSAREYFEKMDYDLNGNITNLKRSANIQSGNTAALIDDLTYTYNGNRLNKVTDATQSSLGYPAGGGATIAYDLNGNMISHPDKDISKIIYNYLNLPNNMTKGTGRLSQITNYVYRADGVKIRKNSSGGIMLGMNQTEYLDGFQYSFENLEVCLGCTPPAPELQFVPTSEGYYDFVKNKYIYHYTDHLGNVRLSYTRNNTAIEVIEENNFYPFGLKHEGYNPLNGNPAYQYKYNGKELQETGMYDYGARFYMPDLGRWGVVDPLAEKMTRHSPYNYAFNNPLRFIDPDGRQGTDWVHNRQTNSVYWNENATSQATAGENETYLGKSGTYTTENGSTTALNSDGSYTNNSLLGGMGIMNNLDPLIQAGDSASAMSVAAFGTPDNGSYIRETPASNSTEAAMGNPSGQLAVAGLYGLQGAAAEIGFSKALGAVAKVATTSDGFLFGSINMKAPFDIPAQRFGQMSIGKSDFWGVRVGTSEFANRTVVAIKQEWNPLTQYTSGIVPKGTPIKIGIVGPQGGGFYTGGSIQFLTESKSVVNQATKIIPR, from the coding sequence ATGAAAAAAATAATTATCCCAATAGGAGCCTTGCTGATCTCAGGATTAGCCCATGCTCAGTTAAGCCCAACAGAAAATTACGTTTATTCCAAAACATATCTTGATTATAATGCCAGTAATCAACCTACCAAAACTGCAGAAACGGTAGAATATTTTGATGGTTTAGGGAGACCTAAACAAATTATTAATATCAAAGCCTCTCCTTTAGGAAGAGATGTGGTTACCCATATTGAATATGACGGCTTTGGAAGACAGGTCAAAGACTTTCTTCCTGTTCCCCAGGCTCAAAGCACCAATGGAGCTATTGTTTCCAATCCTTTAGCTAATGCCACCCAGACCAGCATCTATGGCCAGGAAAAGATCTTTGCAGAAAAGACCCTGGAAAATTCTCCTCTGGATAGAATACTGGAACAGAAACAGGTAGGTAATGCCTGGAACACAAAACCGGTAAAGTTTGACTATGGAACCAATACGGCTACAGAGGTCAGAAAATATGTGACCACCACCACTTTCATGGAAGGAAGAACGAATTCTGTCTTAAAAGTGGCTGCCAATGATGCGAACTCTGCAAGTGGGTTTTATAAAGCCAATCAACTCTATAAAAACTCGGTAAAGGATGAAGATGGCAATGAAACCATAGAGTTTAAAAATGGCCAGGGTCAAACTGTCTTAGTCAGAAAAGTATTAGGAGCCGGTCAGAATGCAGATACCTATTATATCTATAATGAATATAATCAATTGGCTTTTGTCCTTCCGCCCGAAGGATCAAATGCTGCTAAAAGCTTAGGTGTAGGGGTTCAGTTTTTAGATGGGTTTTTGATTAATCACTGTTACCAGTATCATTATGATGGGAAAAACAGGCTAGTACAAAAGAAACTTCCGGGTAAAGAATGGGAACATATGGTGTATGATAAAGCTGACCGTCTTATTATGACTCAAGATGCAGAAATGCGTAAGACCAATAAATGGCTGATCACTAAATATGATCAGTTGGGAAGAGTTGCCTATACTGGAATTTTAACTGGGAACAATAGAATGGATAGGCAGACTCAGGCAGGAAATTTAGCTATTATTGAATCAAGGGAATCTGGTGGATTTATCCGCAATGGAATGCGTATCTATTATAGTAACAGCCACTTCTCTAATATAGAGACGGTTTTGAGTGTGAATTACTACGATACCTATCCTCCGGGATCTCCTGCAGTAACCAATGTTTTTAATCATCAGCTTTTAGCTGATAACCCTTCACAGGATCGTTCCACCAAAGGATTACCTTTAGCCTCGTACATTAAAAATATAGAAGATGATGCCTGGACCCGAAACTTCACCTGGTATAATTCCAAAGGTCAGGTAATGGGAAGCAGAAGCATTAATCATTTAGGAGGATATACCATTCTTAACCATCAGCTTGATTTTTCTGGCACACCTCTTAGAACCAGTACCTATCATAAAAGGTTGGCTGGTGATGCCGAAAGACAGATACACGAATACTTCACGTATGACCATCAGAACAGACTTCTGATGCATCGACATAAAGTAGGGCCTAATCCTCTTGAGATTTTAGCCCAGAATAAATACAATGAGCTTTCCCAGTTGGAAAATAAGAAAGTGGGTGGAGTTAGTGCTGCTGCACCACTTCAGCAGGTAGATTATCAATACAATATCCGAGGCTGGGTGACTCATATGAATGATCCTGCTAACCTGGGAACTGATTTGTTTGGGTATAAAATGAAGTACAATCAGGTAGAAGGATTACAAACGCCAAATGTTAGCTTTTCTAATCTGAAGGTACTCCCTAAGTTTAATGGAAATATTGCTGAAGTCGACTGGAAGACGGCATCTTCTCCTAATGATAATTTAAGAAGATATGGGTATGTATATGATGGTTTAAATAGATTACTGGCAGGATTTTATCAAAGAGATACCAATCCATCAGCAAGAGAATATTTTGAAAAGATGGATTATGATTTGAATGGCAATATTACGAATCTCAAAAGATCAGCCAATATACAATCTGGAAATACTGCAGCATTAATTGATGATCTTACCTATACTTACAATGGGAATAGGCTCAATAAAGTTACGGATGCAACCCAAAGCTCTTTAGGGTATCCGGCAGGTGGAGGAGCAACCATTGCCTATGATCTGAATGGAAATATGATCAGTCATCCTGATAAAGACATTAGTAAGATTATTTATAATTATTTGAATTTGCCTAACAATATGACAAAAGGGACAGGCAGATTGAGCCAGATTACCAATTACGTTTATCGGGCTGATGGCGTAAAGATTAGAAAGAATAGTTCTGGAGGGATAATGCTTGGAATGAATCAAACAGAATATTTGGATGGGTTTCAATATAGTTTTGAAAATTTAGAAGTATGTTTAGGGTGTACTCCACCTGCACCCGAACTACAATTTGTTCCAACCTCAGAGGGCTATTATGATTTTGTAAAAAATAAGTATATTTACCACTATACGGATCATTTAGGTAATGTGAGATTAAGTTATACCAGAAACAATACAGCCATAGAAGTTATTGAAGAAAATAACTTCTACCCATTTGGATTAAAGCATGAGGGATATAATCCTTTGAATGGAAATCCGGCTTATCAATATAAGTACAATGGTAAGGAGTTGCAGGAGACTGGGATGTATGATTATGGAGCAAGATTCTATATGCCTGACTTGGGAAGATGGGGCGTGGTGGATCCGCTGGCGGAGAAAATGACAAGACATAGTCCTTATAACTATGCTTTTAATAATCCTTTGAGATTTATTGACCCTGATGGAAGGCAAGGAACGGATTGGGTACACAATAGACAAACAAATAGTGTTTATTGGAATGAAAATGCAACAAGCCAAGCAACAGCAGGAGAAAATGAAACTTATTTAGGTAAATCTGGGACATATACAACGGAGAATGGGTCTACAACTGCCTTAAATTCTGATGGTTCATATACCAATAACTCTTTATTGGGAGGAATGGGGATAATGAATAATTTAGATCCTTTAATTCAAGCAGGTGATTCCGCATCAGCAATGAGTGTCGCTGCTTTTGGTACTCCTGATAATGGTTCGTATATAAGAGAAACTCCTGCATCCAATTCAACGGAAGCAGCAATGGGAAATCCATCGGGGCAGTTAGCTGTTGCGGGTCTATATGGATTGCAAGGAGCAGCTGCAGAAATTGGATTTTCTAAGGCATTAGGAGCAGTAGCAAAAGTTGCAACTACTTCAGATGGGTTCTTATTTGGAAGTATTAATATGAAAGCTCCTTTTGATATTCCTGCTCAAAGATTTGGGCAAATGTCTATTGGGAAGAGTGATTTCTGGGGTGTAAGAGTTGGAACTAGTGAATTTGCAAATAGAACAGTAGTGGCAATAAAGCAAGAGTGGAATCCTTTAACTCAATATACATCTGGTATAGTTCCTAAAGGAACTCCAATTAAAATAGGAATAGTTGGACCTCAAGGTGGAGGATTTTATACAGGAGGCTCTATCCAGTTTTTGACAGAATCTAAAAGTGTAGTAAATCAAGCAACTAAAATTATTCCTCGTTAA
- a CDS encoding tyrosine-type recombinase/integrase has protein sequence MENFKRYLELRNYQKRNVIKILSMVQEYRNYIERGNLPTEYINYLKQRKHKTQPHKNLNVSTINNHLFALKIYKNYQKEILQKETNLIICRSFKTDLATIEVLSPEEVQILFESTINTRDKAVLASLYYLGLRIGEAAELLFEDVDLKDGKVLVRKSKTGYQREVPIHSKATEIFEEYLKIREHKGDCFLQGQKGNLTPSGIEFIIEKLAKKSKIKKRIYPHLLRHSIATHLLKNGMELIKVSRFLGHRSLESTQIYTHI, from the coding sequence ATGGAAAACTTCAAGAGATATTTAGAACTCAGGAATTATCAGAAAAGGAATGTTATCAAGATTTTATCAATGGTTCAGGAGTATAGAAATTATATAGAAAGAGGAAATCTTCCAACAGAATATATTAATTATTTAAAGCAGAGAAAACACAAAACTCAACCTCATAAAAACCTTAATGTAAGTACCATAAACAATCATCTTTTTGCACTTAAAATCTATAAAAATTATCAGAAAGAAATCCTGCAGAAAGAAACGAATCTTATCATCTGCAGAAGTTTTAAAACTGATCTTGCAACAATAGAAGTCCTTAGTCCGGAGGAAGTACAGATCCTATTTGAAAGTACGATAAATACAAGAGATAAAGCTGTTTTAGCAAGCTTATATTATTTAGGATTAAGAATCGGAGAAGCCGCCGAATTACTATTCGAAGATGTAGATTTAAAAGACGGAAAAGTTCTGGTAAGAAAATCGAAAACAGGATATCAGAGAGAAGTTCCCATACACAGCAAAGCAACAGAAATTTTTGAAGAATATCTAAAAATAAGAGAGCATAAAGGAGATTGTTTTTTACAAGGGCAAAAAGGAAATTTAACCCCTTCAGGAATAGAATTTATTATAGAAAAGCTCGCCAAAAAAAGTAAAATAAAAAAGAGAATCTATCCACATTTATTACGACACAGTATTGCTACTCATTTATTAAAAAACGGAATGGAACTTATAAAGGTCAGCAGATTTTTAGGGCATAGAAGTTTGGAAAGCACACAGATATACACCCATATATAG
- a CDS encoding CHC2 zinc finger domain-containing protein yields the protein MEISAIKERLSLSEVLQYYNLQPQNNMLKCFMHDDKTASLQVNLEKNFYKCHSCGKTGDVIQFIEDYEKLTKHEAIKKAQSLISSEMSIIKNPTKEKNNHLSDTDFLENTFSYFRKALYCSVPAKQYIEKRNLDNSILEIGYNSGQFHHGERKSEELISNALEVGLLQDKGLVNNRTGEKGYSIFANKCIAFPLKNKENEIVSFYFRAIVENKNGKHFYLKNRSGIYPGYPKAETKKLILTEAIIDCASLLQIKEIRDNYSVISCFGTNGLNEEILTAIKELKELEEIIFCFDNDDAGKKAVKKYAEEFKSYKVSTVELPNNDINETLQLHDESIFKELLEKRKDIFLSTEKIKVTVEKSAESAPSAREPKAEPKTAVDFLQQKELLTSLNQLIEKAGIIGEENSRLLLFLITISYLNRSPLHGIVQGSSGSGKTHIISRIADMMPQEDVLRFTRITESSLYNWGEFDLFQKIIIIEDLDGLKEDALYALREFISNQVLRSSVTIKDKKGNNKSSHKIVKGQFSSLSATTKGELYEDNMNRSFIVAVNESEEQTEKIISYQNRRNAGEINKNGEEKAVGFIQKIIRNLKHYEVINPYATQIQLPSNVKNKRRLNEMFQSIIKQITLLYQYQREIKNDYLITEIEDIENAVEILFESIILKIDELDGSLRQFFEKLKKAFKEDQFSRFDAMEITGFKKTQLQFYLNELVRLEYLKQIGFANKGFKYKISYNDNIQRVRKELKESFTKQLEQLKLNAIER from the coding sequence ATGGAAATCTCCGCTATCAAAGAACGTTTAAGTTTATCAGAGGTTCTACAGTATTACAACTTGCAACCCCAAAATAATATGCTTAAATGTTTTATGCACGATGATAAAACGGCAAGTCTTCAGGTGAATCTGGAAAAGAACTTTTACAAATGCCACAGTTGTGGAAAAACCGGCGATGTTATCCAGTTTATAGAAGATTACGAAAAGCTAACGAAACATGAAGCGATAAAGAAAGCACAAAGTTTAATCAGTTCTGAAATGTCAATTATAAAAAATCCTACAAAAGAAAAAAATAATCATTTGTCCGACACGGACTTTTTAGAAAACACATTTAGTTATTTTAGGAAAGCTTTGTATTGTAGCGTTCCTGCAAAACAATATATTGAGAAAAGGAATCTTGACAACTCCATTTTAGAGATTGGTTACAACAGCGGTCAGTTCCATCACGGAGAAAGGAAAAGCGAAGAATTAATCAGCAATGCTTTGGAAGTTGGATTATTACAGGATAAAGGACTTGTCAACAACAGAACAGGAGAAAAAGGCTACAGTATTTTTGCGAATAAGTGTATTGCTTTTCCTTTGAAGAATAAAGAAAATGAAATCGTAAGCTTTTATTTTAGAGCAATCGTAGAGAACAAAAACGGAAAACATTTTTATCTGAAGAATCGTTCCGGAATTTATCCGGGATATCCAAAAGCAGAAACTAAAAAACTGATATTAACAGAAGCAATTATCGATTGTGCGAGCTTGCTTCAGATAAAAGAAATACGGGACAATTACAGTGTAATAAGTTGCTTTGGAACAAACGGATTGAATGAAGAAATTTTAACAGCCATCAAAGAACTCAAAGAATTAGAGGAAATTATTTTTTGTTTTGATAATGACGATGCAGGAAAGAAAGCCGTTAAGAAATATGCAGAAGAATTTAAGAGTTACAAAGTATCAACGGTAGAACTTCCGAACAATGATATAAATGAGACATTACAGTTACACGATGAAAGTATTTTTAAAGAACTGTTAGAAAAAAGAAAAGATATTTTTCTTTCAACTGAAAAAATAAAAGTTACTGTAGAGAAATCTGCGGAATCTGCGCCATCAGCGAGAGAACCAAAAGCAGAACCGAAAACAGCAGTAGATTTTTTACAGCAAAAAGAATTATTAACATCCTTAAATCAGCTCATAGAAAAAGCCGGAATTATCGGCGAAGAAAACAGCAGACTCCTTTTATTTTTAATCACGATCAGTTATTTAAACAGAAGTCCGTTACACGGAATTGTACAGGGAAGTTCAGGAAGCGGAAAAACGCACATTATCAGCAGAATTGCAGACATGATGCCACAGGAAGATGTGTTGAGATTTACAAGAATTACAGAATCAAGTTTGTATAATTGGGGCGAGTTCGATCTGTTCCAAAAGATCATTATCATTGAAGATTTAGACGGTTTAAAGGAAGATGCATTGTATGCGTTGAGAGAATTTATCAGCAACCAGGTTTTAAGAAGTTCGGTTACTATTAAGGATAAAAAGGGAAATAATAAATCGAGTCATAAGATCGTAAAAGGTCAGTTTAGCAGTTTATCGGCAACAACAAAAGGAGAATTGTATGAGGATAATATGAACCGCAGCTTTATTGTAGCAGTCAACGAAAGCGAGGAACAGACAGAGAAAATCATCAGTTATCAGAACCGCAGAAATGCCGGAGAAATTAATAAAAACGGAGAAGAGAAGGCTGTTGGCTTTATACAAAAAATCATCAGGAATTTAAAACATTATGAGGTTATCAATCCATATGCGACACAAATACAATTGCCTAGTAATGTAAAGAATAAGAGACGATTAAATGAAATGTTTCAAAGTATTATCAAGCAAATTACACTTTTGTATCAATATCAGAGAGAAATAAAAAACGATTATTTAATTACTGAGATTGAAGATATCGAGAACGCTGTAGAAATACTATTTGAGAGTATTATTTTAAAGATTGACGAGCTAGACGGAAGTTTAAGGCAGTTCTTTGAAAAGTTGAAAAAAGCCTTTAAAGAAGATCAGTTCTCAAGGTTTGATGCAATGGAAATTACAGGATTTAAAAAGACACAATTACAGTTTTATCTGAACGAATTGGTAAGACTAGAATATTTAAAGCAAATCGGTTTTGCGAATAAAGGATTTAAATATAAAATCTCATATAACGATAATATACAGAGAGTTAGAAAAGAATTGAAAGAATCTTTTACAAAGCAATTGGAACAATTAAAATTGAACGCTATCGAACGCTAA
- a CDS encoding helix-turn-helix domain-containing protein has protein sequence MDSFGKKLRECREAKNLSQKDLAGILNTSYSVIGKYERDEMIPSIGVAKNIAKILGTTVGYLLGETEEVNIFKDPAMLNRFNDIEKLDPENKKHLLSVVDGFIQALKIKNIAAL, from the coding sequence ATGGATTCGTTCGGTAAAAAATTAAGAGAATGCAGAGAAGCTAAAAACCTTTCCCAAAAGGATTTAGCAGGGATTTTAAATACTTCTTACTCTGTAATCGGAAAGTATGAACGTGATGAGATGATTCCTTCTATTGGGGTGGCTAAAAATATTGCTAAGATTTTAGGAACTACAGTTGGTTATCTTTTGGGAGAGACAGAAGAAGTAAATATTTTTAAAGATCCTGCAATGCTCAACCGTTTCAACGACATCGAAAAACTTGATCCTGAAAATAAAAAACATTTGCTTTCTGTAGTAGATGGGTTTATTCAGGCTCTTAAAATTAAAAATATTGCTGCACTTTAG
- a CDS encoding T9SS type A sorting domain-containing protein: protein MKKNYIGVLILCTILKTNAQQVQWQKDIRSSTQDFLSQVTTTIDGQYLITGSAIQAGSQKVGAGSTTQNNGYDFHLIKLTQNGEQLWEKYFAGNNHDYLSATVNTQEGGALLAGTSHSGKGLDKKEDSKGGSDIWLIRINEFGDELWQKTLGGSSDEEARAVVQTTDLGYVVAANVQNSSKGYGSKDVLIIKLDKNGKEISQLVLGGKNLDEVEKMIPTKDGGVLVGIYSRSGIGGTKQTENFGEGDYYIIKLSKDLKVEWEKNFGGTGDDHLRTLALTSTGYMIGGESRSDRSGNKTVGIEEGTDLWLISLDERGNEQWQKSYNFKNRDVLMGMSVLQTAEDKTKGLLIGGYTQAEERIESNDETFWMLYLNQDGNEQWRKHVKGKESKKEERLSDLKLNRDGSIILAGTSADELGKENWKIVKLGDKQLDQLIEKQDIKIYPNPVSDFAYVEIGFEGLKAGMFEAEIAVYDMGGRQLQSLKTKDRVTKVNTRNLIQGAYLVTVKTDTNKTASAKLIKK, encoded by the coding sequence ATGAAAAAAAATTATATTGGTGTGCTAATCCTATGCACCATACTCAAAACAAATGCCCAACAGGTGCAATGGCAGAAAGACATTCGATCCTCCACACAGGATTTTCTGAGCCAGGTGACCACAACAATCGACGGACAATATTTAATTACAGGAAGTGCGATTCAGGCTGGAAGCCAGAAGGTGGGAGCTGGAAGTACTACCCAAAACAATGGTTATGATTTTCACTTGATTAAATTGACACAAAATGGAGAACAGCTTTGGGAAAAATATTTTGCTGGAAATAACCATGATTATTTATCTGCAACGGTGAATACCCAGGAAGGAGGAGCGCTTTTAGCAGGCACCTCACATTCGGGGAAGGGCCTCGATAAAAAAGAAGATTCCAAAGGCGGATCCGATATCTGGCTGATTAGAATCAATGAATTTGGTGATGAACTGTGGCAAAAGACTTTAGGAGGCTCTTCGGATGAAGAGGCAAGAGCTGTAGTCCAGACAACAGATCTTGGATATGTTGTGGCTGCCAATGTACAAAACTCCTCTAAAGGCTATGGCTCCAAAGATGTCTTAATTATCAAGTTGGATAAAAACGGAAAAGAGATATCACAACTTGTATTAGGAGGAAAAAATCTAGATGAAGTAGAAAAAATGATACCTACGAAGGATGGTGGTGTACTAGTAGGGATTTACTCACGCAGTGGAATTGGAGGGACTAAACAGACTGAGAATTTCGGCGAAGGGGACTACTATATTATCAAACTGAGCAAGGATCTAAAGGTAGAATGGGAAAAGAATTTTGGTGGAACGGGTGATGACCACCTGAGAACATTGGCATTAACTTCGACCGGATATATGATTGGTGGAGAATCCAGATCTGATAGATCAGGAAACAAAACGGTAGGAATTGAAGAGGGTACCGACCTCTGGTTAATATCTCTTGACGAACGAGGAAATGAACAATGGCAAAAATCCTACAACTTTAAAAACCGGGATGTTTTGATGGGAATGAGCGTACTCCAAACTGCCGAAGACAAAACTAAAGGACTTTTGATTGGAGGTTACACTCAAGCCGAAGAAAGAATAGAGTCTAATGATGAAACCTTTTGGATGCTGTACCTGAATCAGGATGGAAATGAGCAGTGGAGAAAACACGTAAAAGGAAAAGAAAGCAAAAAAGAGGAAAGACTTTCGGATCTAAAGTTAAACAGAGATGGCTCGATCATCCTGGCAGGCACCAGTGCTGATGAATTAGGCAAAGAGAACTGGAAGATTGTGAAGTTGGGAGACAAGCAACTTGATCAGTTAATTGAAAAGCAAGATATTAAAATCTATCCGAATCCGGTATCTGACTTTGCGTATGTGGAGATTGGATTTGAAGGTTTAAAAGCTGGAATGTTTGAGGCTGAGATTGCCGTATATGATATGGGCGGAAGACAATTACAGAGTCTTAAAACAAAGGATAGAGTAACCAAGGTAAATACCCGGAATCTGATTCAAGGGGCATATCTGGTTACTGTAAAAACGGATACTAATAAAACTGCCAGCGCAAAGCTGATAAAAAAATAA
- a CDS encoding tyrosine-type recombinase/integrase, translating to MKEFIHYLRDQYHSTEKTLIEKEKQIVLWKKLCSRKQNFDRITTQELLKIIELQQKKYQLNTINTQIRSIEQYFEYLQFTGKRKDHPLKNFRIKTPKKALITGFLSEEELRDIEKNFKERKYKRGQFDLFGKRNQIILGLIIYQGLNTGSLRELKVRDIDLEKGMIRVPEATENRVKERILPLEAPQILELYKYITETRTELLQISKTVKETEKLFITSENTRFSSITKQIRKQINIQSLQQIRNSRINLWLKQYNLREVQYKAGFRYLRSLEYFNQTELENLKQELEKYVS from the coding sequence ATGAAAGAGTTTATCCATTATCTGAGGGATCAATATCACTCCACAGAAAAGACGCTTATAGAAAAAGAAAAACAGATTGTATTATGGAAAAAGTTATGTTCCAGGAAACAGAATTTTGACAGAATAACGACTCAGGAATTATTAAAAATTATAGAATTACAACAGAAAAAATATCAATTAAATACGATCAACACTCAGATCAGAAGTATAGAACAATACTTTGAATATTTACAGTTTACAGGAAAAAGAAAAGATCATCCGCTAAAGAATTTTAGAATAAAAACACCAAAGAAAGCTTTAATTACAGGGTTTTTAAGTGAAGAGGAATTACGGGATATAGAGAAGAATTTTAAAGAAAGAAAATATAAAAGAGGACAGTTTGATTTATTTGGAAAAAGGAATCAGATTATATTAGGACTCATAATTTATCAAGGCTTAAATACAGGGAGTTTAAGAGAATTAAAAGTAAGAGATATTGATCTGGAAAAAGGAATGATCAGAGTTCCGGAAGCTACAGAAAACCGTGTAAAAGAAAGAATTTTACCATTAGAAGCTCCGCAGATTTTAGAACTTTATAAATACATTACAGAAACAAGAACGGAATTATTACAGATATCAAAAACCGTAAAAGAAACCGAAAAGCTTTTTATTACAAGCGAAAACACAAGATTTAGCAGCATTACAAAACAGATTCGGAAACAAATTAATATTCAGAGTTTACAGCAGATCAGAAACAGCAGGATCAATTTATGGCTCAAGCAATATAATTTAAGAGAAGTTCAATACAAAGCAGGATTTAGATATTTAAGAAGCCTGGAATATTTTAATCAAACCGAACTCGAAAACCTGAAACAGGAACTTGAAAAATACGTCTCTTAA